The genomic region GCACCCCGGCACCGTTCGCCACATCAATGGTGGTACCGGTCAGCTGCAGGTCTGTCAGGTTAGCGGCGTTTTCAATACCGTTCCCTGTGGCTCCCGCTGCGTTAACGATAATGTGTGCATTAGTGACGTCGAGTCCGGTTGCGCCAGTGCTGACCAGCACGCCATCAGCCGTTCCCCGCGCCTCAATGGTACCGACTCCGCTGCCGACAAGGTTCAACGCTCCTGCAGCAAGTTCGATAGCTGCATTACCGTCAGTCGCCAGCACGGTCCCACTGTTGCTGACAGTTGAAGCCTGGTTCTGGTCGCCCTTGCCGACGTACAGGGCGGTACCGTTAGCGGTGATGTTGCCGCTATTATCCTCTTCACCGCCCAGCACTTTCACTGCCGTTGAGCCAGTACCGGTGAGGACGATATCGCCGCTGTTATCAAGCGTGCCGCTGTTCTGCGCAGTAAAGGCAGTCGCACCATTTATTGATGAACTGATGGTCGCAGCGTTATTGAGTTGGGCACCGCTGTTGGTGGCAATCAGTGAACCGTCAGAACCGTAGGTGTTACCGTCTACGGTACCCGCTTTTGCACCGGTGCCGGTCAGATCCAGAGTGGCACCGCTTTCGATAGTGACCGTTGACTTGCCGGAGGCGATCACGCCCGTGGCACCCGTACCGCTGATGTCCAGGGTACTGCCGCTGCCGATCGTGGCACTGGTTCCGAGACCTGTGGTATGGAGCGCCGTCGCCCCTTTACCGCTGGCCGCGACCTGGATGTCGCCGCTCATTGTCGCCCCGTCTTCCAGACGGAACAGCGTTGAACGTTCACCGGCCGCATCCAGTACCGTACCCGTTGGCACATTCGTATTAATGGTCGAGCCCGCGCCGGAGATAGCGAACAGGATCTGGTCGGTCGCGGTGGAGGAGAAGTCCGGCGTGGCGGTCCCCGAGAGATTGACCGTCGCCCCGTCAGAAGCACGCACACCGATAGCGCCGTCCCCGTTCAGGGTCACGGTGCCGCCGGTCATATTTACCGTCGTTTTTGCGCCGCTGGCGATAATACCGGTAGTACGATTGGCAACATTGCCGCCGTTCAGCACAATATTACCCGAGTTGTTGACCACGGTGGTGTTGGTGCCGGTCGCATCCTGCGCCACGATACCCGTCCCACCCGCACCAACAGTGATGCTGCCGGTGTTATTCCCGCGGGCACCGGCTTCAATCAGCAGGCCAGTGGTATCTTCTCCGGTGAAGGCAATGTTACCTGCGTTACTGATTTCCGCACCGTTACGGGCAATAAACCCGGTCACCGCATCCAGCGCGGAGTTCAGCGCGGCTTCAGTGACCAGGATAGTCCCTGTACCGAAACCCGTCGCCCCCGCACTCAGCGCCGCATTCGCCAGCACACCCGCAATTACGCTGCCGGATGCATTACCGTTGATATCATACCCCTGACCGTCAACAATCCCTGCTACCGCACCGGTGGCCGTCATGTTGATTTTAGCGTTAGAGGTAATTTTGCCCTGCGCCCCACCCTGAATCATCACGCCGGTGGAGTCTTCTCCGGAGAGATTAAGGGTCATACCGCCGGAGTTAAAGGCAGAAATATTGCCGCTGGTGGCGTCTTTGCCGTTAGCCACCACCGTAGTCGCGCCCTGACCGGAGGCGGTCAGAATCGAGGCTGCACCCGCACCACCGGCGAAGTCTGCCCCGCCGTCCACGCGGAACAGGACAGAGCCATCGGTGCTGACATCCTGAGAGCCGGTACCGTTATTAGTGATGGAGGCGGTCGGGCCATAAACGTAATAGCCGATCTGGTTGGTGCCGTTCTCAAAGTTCACTTCACCGGTACCCGAAATGGCCACGCTGCCGCCATTACGGGCATGAACACCTATTGCACCATCACCGCTCATATTGATCTGGCCGGAGATATCAACCAGTGAACCAGCCCCTTCGGACCAGACACCGTAGTTACGCAGTCCGGTTGACAGTTCTGCGCCACCGTTAATATTAATGTCGCCGGATAATGACGCTTTCCCGCCGGAAACCGCTTTGATCCCGGTGTTGTTCACGCCATTAAGATTGATTGTGCCCGAACTGGTTACCGTTCCAGCGGTATTACTGCGGGTGTAAATACCAATGCTTTCAGAGGGAACGAAAGCGCCATCATCCCCATTGCTGTTGACGTTGATGACGCCACTGTTTATCAAAGACGTTGTGCCATTAATGGCATGCAGGCCATAAACTCCATTCGCCAGAGAGCTGAGGGTGATTGTTCCCTGGTTGTCGGCACTACCACCGCTTTCAGTAAGAATTGCGGCACTTCCCGTGTTCAGATAGGCTTCACTATTCCCATCCAGGGAATACCCTAAATTAATCTTACCCGTAGATTTGTTAACAAAACTCGCGCCGCTAAGAACCCTGGCAACATTCACGCTGCCGGTCTGGAATTTATCAACAGTATTGCTCCAGTAACCGGTGTACATGGTTCCTGCGTTTTCACCACTGCCAACTTGATTGATCTGCACCCCTTCAACATAGCCATTCTGATTTTTATTGGTATAGTTGTAACGTGGTGAAATGGAGTAAGTTCCTGACGCGCTATTGATAAAACGACTACCGTTACCAAAAAGAACGATAGGATTATTTTGATAGGCACTATCTGGAATGTTACCACCAAGACTTAACACGCCATTATTGATAAAGGAAGAGCCACTATAGACCTGGGCAATCCTGTTGGTGGTCATTGCCGTTCCGTTATTAATAAACGTGGCTTTGTTATCCAGTTGGACAAGTTTAAATGCCGCGCTACTGCTAGCTCTCAAATCAATTGATCCGCCCGGGGCAATGGTGATTGTGGCGTTCTGTCCATTTGCGCGAAGAAAAGCAACATCACGATCGCCATAAGCTGAGACATCAAACCCATCCGGAATGTGGGAGACGAGATAAGTCTGGGAGGCCGTGGAATAAGCTTTATCCAATTCAGCCTGGTAGCTGGCGTATGCCAGGTCGCCGGAAGACAACTTACTGACGATCCAGTTGTTCCAGGCTTTAAAATCGGCAAGGGAATTGACGGTATGTGAGGAACCATCAAATGCGGTGAAAGTCCCCGAATAATTGTTTGTCTTAATGGTCCTGTAAGTGCTTGAACTCAGAGAGTCTAAATCACTCGGAATAACAGTCTGAATCAGCTGTTGGGAAGTCCAGTTCGCTGTGGCGTTATTCGCACTGGTACCATCAACGTAAACCAGAGCGCTTTCTCTTAACTCACCAATGCTATATTGATTTTTATTAAGTGATATATTTGCCACACCATTAGTAACGGTTGCCAGTCGGCTATCTATATAAGGTTCAGCATCCGGCAAAACGAATGGTTCAGCAGGGTTGAAAGTGTAGGCATCCAGCTCCGTAAATGCCGCTGAATTATACACCATGATTGTTTTGTTGCTCGCGGTGATGGGATCATACACCGTCACCGCAGTCGTCATACCTGGAAATATAAGGGTATTCCCGGCGGCAGGTAACGACGTTATGACATTACCGTTTTGCGATACGGTATAGCCAGCATTTATGACATGCTGAAGATGAGTCAAATATTTATACGTTAATTCCCCGCCTTGCCACGTGTCCAGCCCTGTAACTAGCCACGTATTTCCGTCAGTAATTTCTGCGGCCCCATTTTGACCATTATTCGTATCCGGGCTCCAGATTGCATCAAGCTGGCATTTCAGGGTTGAAAGTTCACAGGTGGTGGCGAATGCTGTGGTGGATAAGGCAGCTATCAGTCCTACTGACTGTAAAGATTTACTGACTGCTCTTTTAATTCTGGCCCGTCCGAGTTCAGAGGTAACAACCCACTGCATCAGCGTACTGTTCCAGATAACACGATATATTTTATTCATAATAAACATCCTTATACATGCAGCATTCGTCCATTAAACTGATTTTATTGTTACCTTCACCTACAGAACGACTGCACTAAAGTACTCACCGTGTAGAGCTCTCTAAATATCAGTTCCATAATCAGGGTTTAGCTAAACAGCCCCAATTAGCCAAATCATAGAAATGCCAATGTAATCTGCTGTATTTTAAAGATAAATTAATCCCAACCTAGACATTCACCCTGCACCTGGCACTCGCAACGTATTACAGGGGAGTTTAGATATATCAACTAAGCGCAGGTTAACACTCTGGCCTCAGATAACTATGGCATTTAAGACTACTTAAAGATTCGTAAGGTTAATTAAGATTTTATTAAAATATTTCGATGCCAATAAATTACTTTTGTAATTATTTTAATTGTCTTTCTGAAATCATAGCATAAGGATTTTTACCAAAATATACTTTTACACGCATTCTCTTGTAGCAAGCTATTTTATTAAAAAATATTATATTTATACAAAAACCATAACGTGAGAACTTAATTTATTTACATACTTCTATATGTATATCCCTATTTCCTGTGGCTCTCAGAGATTTCCCTGCCCGCTTTTTGCCTTCCGCCTAAATATAACAGTGGATTATCACCAAACGAATCGGAAAACCGATACTGGAAAAACTCTAAAACGGTAGCCAGTTTTAGTTGACCACCACATTACTGTGTGAAAGGATGATACAAAGGAACTCACGCATATACAAAAAGTGCTGTAATGTGCTAAGAGTACTTATAGAGCAATATAACTTAATTATAGTCCGATCAGCGGATCAATACGGAATCTGGCCAGAGGAGGGTGTCGGCTTTGGAAAATAATAACAGCGTCTATAACTTCTATGAGAGTCACTTTGATGAAGCGAACCGTTGCGCAGGGAATCCATTGGAATTCATCCGTTCTCAGGAGATTATTCAGCGATTTTTAACGCCTTCCCCTATGCTTATCGCTGATATCGCCGGCGCAAATGGTTTTTATTCATTCTGGCTGGCAGAGCAAGGGCACCAGGTACATCTGTTAGACCTGTCCGACAAACATATCGAGCAGGCCAGACAGCGCGGACAACAAAGTGCTGTCACGTTGCAATCATACAACTGTGGCGATGCGCGGCAACTGCCATGGGACGGTAACACATTTGATGTAGTGTTGCTGATGGGAGCATTGTATCACCTGCAGGAAAGCAGTGACCGGATGCAATGCATTAAGGAATGCCTCCGCGTTCTGAAACCCGGCGGCATGGCTATTTTTTCTTATATATCCAGATTAGCTTCGCTGGTGGATGGCTATAAATACCAATTTATAGATGACCCGATGTTTCAACGCATCGTGGAAACCGACCTGCAAACAGGAAACCATGAAAACCCAGAAGGTAAGCCTGACTATTTCACTACTGCTTTTTTTCATACTCCGCCATTAATAATACAGGAACTTCAGCAAAGTGGTTTTCAGGACATCAGGCTGTTCGCCGTTGAGGGGTTTGCCAGCATTATTGATACGGATGAGATAATGCGGGTAGAGGATAAAAAAGCGCTTTTACTTAAGCATTTACGCTTAACTGAGGAGCTTCCTGAGCTGCTGGGTATTTCATCGCATCTGCTGGCAGTCGCAAAAAAGGCCTAAGACAATTGCTATTGATTCAATAAGATAGAGGTGATTCAGAGCTGTCTGGAGCGGGCGAAGGGAATCGAACCCTCGTATAGAGCTTGGGAAGCTCTCGTTCTACCATTGAACTACGCCCGCTTTGGAGTGCGTAAGGCATTATAAACCTTACGCTCTTGATGGCAAGGGACACACGCGCTGACTGGCGATTAATTCGCCGTCAGCATTTTGGCTTACTTCCCTGAGGTGGCAGATAGCGCAGTGGGTCAATCGCCGTCGCCCGATAGCGGATCTGGAAGTGCAGCCGTACCGATGCCGCGTCAGTACTGCCCATCGTGGCAATCTTCTGCCCTGCCTTAACGCTTTGGCCGTTATTCACCAACATCGTGTCATTATGCGCATAGGCGGTAATGTAATCTTCACTGTGCTTGATCATGATGAGATTACCGTAGCCACGGAGCTGATTCCCAACGTAGACCACCTTCCCTGCTCCGGCAGCGTAAATCGGCGTGCCCTGAGGGGCCGAGATGTCGATCCCTTTGTTACCGCCATCAGCGGTGGAATACGGCAAAATCACTTTGCCGCTGGCAGGCCATCGCCAACAACGCTGTCCGACCGGCGGCCAGGAAGACTGTGGTACAGAAGAAGATGGTCTGACCGCCGCCGTTTTTGAGGAGGATTTCTTACTGGATTTGGCAGAGGCCGTTTTCGAACCGGCAAGCTTAAGCTTTTGCCCAACCTCGATGGTATAAGGCGGCGAGATGCCATTCAGACGTGCAAGATCTTTAACGCTGGTGCCCGTCGAGCGAGAAATACGGTAAAGCGTATCCCCCCGCTTAACGGTATAAACGGCGCCAGAATACGATCCGGAATCGGATGATTTATTCCCTGAGCAGCCAGCCAGTAACAGTCCCATACAAAGCAGCATCATAATACTCAGGCGATTTCTTATCAGGCGTCCTGCGCTCAAAACCCTTCCTCTTTATGTAAACCTACGTCATATCATATCAGTCATCATCCGGATGCCAAATTTATTGCATCCGTAAAGAAAAAGAGCCAACAATATTATCCTTTATTTCCATTGCCCGAGGCTTGTTTTGGTAATGCTTTAGCCTGAATTTTGGGCTACGCTGGTTATCAGGTCCGGTGAGTTGCCGGAGCGTTATCGTTTTTCAGGAGTTTTCATGACCGGGGAACACGTCATTTTACTGGATGCGCTGGATATTCCTTCCGGTACGCTGGAAAAGTACGCCGCGCATACTCTGCAAACCCCATTACACCTCGCCTTCTCTTCCTGGTTGTTCAATGCAGAAGGCCAATTCTTAATTACCCGCCGTTCCCTCGCCAAAAAAGCGTGGCCGGGAGTCTGGACTAACTCGGTTTGCGGTCACCCGCAGCAGGGTGAAAACACGGTTGAAGCCATTGTCCGTCGCTGTCGTTTTGAACTGGGCGCTGAAATTGCCGGGTTGTCCTGCGTCTATCCGGAATTTCGCTACCGGGCGACCGACCCGAATGGGATCGTAGAGAATGAAGTTTGTCCGGTATTTGCCGCACGCGTAACGAATGACATACAGATGAATGGCGACGAAGTGATGGATTACCGGTGGAGCGATCTGGAATGTATTTTTCAGGCGCTGGATGCGACGCCGTGGGCGTTCAGTCCGTGGATGGTCATGCAGGCCTCGAATGAAGAAGCGCGTGCCTTATTGCGAGATTATTGCCAAAAAATAGCCTGATAGCGCTACGCTTATCAGGCCTGGTAAACCACGCTGTTGCCGGGCTATTCGCCCGGCATTTCAATGCTTACTTAACCGGACGCATCGCCGGGAAGAGGATCACGTCACGGATGGTGTGGCTGTTGGTGAACAGCATAACCATACGGTCGATACCAATACCCAGACCCGCCGTTGGCGGCAGGCCGTGTTCCAGTGCGGTCACGTAGTCTTCGTCGTAGAACATCGCTTCGTCATCACCGGCTTCTTTCGCGTTAACCTGATCCTGGAAGCGCTGTGCCTGATCTTCCGCATCGTTCAACTCGCTAAAGCCGTTACCAATCTCACGACCACCGATGAAGAACTCAAAGCGATCGGTGATTTCCGGGTTCACGTCATTACGACGCGCCAGCGGGGAGACTTCTGCCGGGTATTCAGTGATAAATGTCGGCTGAATCAGGTGTGCTTCGGCAACTTCTTCGAAGATCTCAGTCACGATACGGCCCAGACCCCAGCTCTTCTCAACCTTGATGCCGATAGATTCAGCAATCGCTTTGGCAGAGTCGAAGTTGTCCAGATCGGACATCTCGGTTTCCGGACGGTATTTTTTGATCGCTTCGCGCATGGTCAGTTTTTCGAACGGCTTGCCGAAGTCGAAAACGTCATCGCCGTAAGGCACTTCGGTTTTACCCAGAACGTCTTGCGCTAGCGTACGGAACAGTGACTCAGTCAGCTCGATCAGGTCCTTATAGTCCGCATACGCCATGTAGAGTTCCATCATGGTGAACTCTGGGTTATGACGCACGGAGATACCTTCGTTACGGAA from Citrobacter sp. RHB25-C09 harbors:
- a CDS encoding class I SAM-dependent methyltransferase, with product MENNNSVYNFYESHFDEANRCAGNPLEFIRSQEIIQRFLTPSPMLIADIAGANGFYSFWLAEQGHQVHLLDLSDKHIEQARQRGQQSAVTLQSYNCGDARQLPWDGNTFDVVLLMGALYHLQESSDRMQCIKECLRVLKPGGMAIFSYISRLASLVDGYKYQFIDDPMFQRIVETDLQTGNHENPEGKPDYFTTAFFHTPPLIIQELQQSGFQDIRLFAVEGFASIIDTDEIMRVEDKKALLLKHLRLTEELPELLGISSHLLAVAKKA
- the actS gene encoding amidase activator ActS; this translates as MSAGRLIRNRLSIMMLLCMGLLLAGCSGNKSSDSGSYSGAVYTVKRGDTLYRISRSTGTSVKDLARLNGISPPYTIEVGQKLKLAGSKTASAKSSKKSSSKTAAVRPSSSVPQSSWPPVGQRCWRWPASGKVILPYSTADGGNKGIDISAPQGTPIYAAGAGKVVYVGNQLRGYGNLIMIKHSEDYITAYAHNDTMLVNNGQSVKAGQKIATMGSTDAASVRLHFQIRYRATAIDPLRYLPPQGSKPKC
- the idi gene encoding isopentenyl-diphosphate Delta-isomerase, whose amino-acid sequence is MTGEHVILLDALDIPSGTLEKYAAHTLQTPLHLAFSSWLFNAEGQFLITRRSLAKKAWPGVWTNSVCGHPQQGENTVEAIVRRCRFELGAEIAGLSCVYPEFRYRATDPNGIVENEVCPVFAARVTNDIQMNGDEVMDYRWSDLECIFQALDATPWAFSPWMVMQASNEEARALLRDYCQKIA